In the genome of Candidatus Methanoperedens sp., the window AACCAACCTGTTTACGCCAGCATAAATACTTCAAACCTCAATGGTACATATACGGTTAATGTCAAAGGCATGGCTTCAGCACCGAGGACTGATCCATCCAAACCATACTATCCGCTGAACGGCCGGTGGAGCAGTGTTGCAAGCAGGCAGCTTACTATAGTTCAACCAGCGGGGTTTGATAACGGGACTGTTTATGGAACCCTGGGTAACATTGCAGGTGCAACAATAACTACCAACACGGGTGTTTCCACGACAACGAACGAGACCGGTTTTTATTCCTTGAATTTAGTAGCTGGTACCTATCAGTTAACGGCTAGCAAAGAACCTCAGAATTATCCCAATAGTAGCGTGAGCGTGACTGTCGTGGCACGTACTACTGTAGTTCAAAATATTATCCTGACCCTCAGGCCCACGGGAACGATAAGCGGCACGGTCACGAATGCATAAGACAGCGGTTCAGTTGCGGAGCGTTCGTGAGATTGAATTATTTGCACTACTATGAAACAATGCTGGTTGATGGTTCTTATGCGAACAAAATAATGATGTCAAGATTGAGCAATTCCCTACCGTTCAGGCTGGGTGGTACACGAACCCTCGGAATGGTTATTAAGGATTAAAAATAGCCTTCAGCTTCAAAATACACAATAGCAGCGTCATATTTTACGCAGTGAAAGGAAGACCTGGCGGTTTTAAAGTCCGCCTGGAAACTTGATGAAATGAAGGAATTAACCACTTAGTCATAGCCATGGGCGATTGATATTATCGGACAACCTGTTTAGCCCTGAATAGTTTACTTTGAGGTACTGAGAAAGTTTTCCCAGGGTTCCAACTGAACTGTCCAATAATAATATTAGAAATAATATTTTAAAAAATTCAATACCCGGTGCCATTAATCCTGTTCATAACATTTTCTTTAGTTTATCTATTCTTATCGATTTGTAAATATTAATAAAGTTCGATTTCATCTTTACATCTATAAAAACATTTCTAATGTTCCCTCCTATGAACTGGCCTGAAGCAAAAGATAGCATAAGAAGTGGTATGATCGTCCAACTGAAACCAGATATTATCCTCAACAGAAATACTAGAGGAACTGGTAGATGTATAGCCATCATCCACTGCCTGGAAAACCTATCGGCCTTGGATCTCCAGTAACCGAAGGGTATATTGATTAATAATACTACCAATATTAATTCAATTAGCGAAAGCATATTATTGATTTCTCCTGTGGTTGTGTATTCTTATTCATCTTCGTGGCGCTAAGGGGGTAGAGGAGACTCTAACCGAAAGGTTGGGCAGGCCCCTGGAAGGATTTGCCAGTTTTGACGATAACTGGCTATCGTTTTCAACTCTGCTAAGAATGTGTTAGCATTTTCTAACAGATTCAGTTCTTTAACCTTTTGCCGTAAGCTCCTCTATTTTCTATTGTGCACCAGCATGACAGCTTAAGCAATTGTCACCTCCAAGACCTCCTGCTGATGTTACCGTTGTCAGAACCTGTGTAAAATTAGTATATGAAGAATTCTGGACAGAAACGGCTATTACCGTAGGTGTGTTATATGCTCCTCCTGCTGCCGTACTATTTGCTGTAACCTTAAGAGTAGTTTTGTTGCTACCTCTGGCAGGTACGTAAATCGATGTCCTGCCGAGCACTGATGGTGTTATAAAGTTCGTTGAATCCGAATCAGATACTGCGAGAGTATAATCTCCATTTGCATTACCGGTATTATTTACAGTAATATTATATGTATAATTACCTCCCTGAGTTATAACAGCAGATATCGGTGATGCCATTATTGTAACATTGTACGTGGGAGTAGATGGTGCCGTAACAGTCTCAGTAACATTGAAACGACCGCTATTCGCGTTAGTTCCCAGATATATTCTTCCTCCACTTGAGGTTGTTACCGAGACTTTTAGTGCAAGATATGATCCCGCTGGGGCAGTGAAATTAATGCTGCTCAGATCTATGATATAGCTTTGACCGTATCGAGAAGATACTGCCTGCGTCTTGTATCCTAAAGATTTGAAAGTGCCCTTCTGAGCATAACCCAGATCAAAGCGGTATGTTGCAGTATAGCCACTTTTTTGACTCGACAAATTAAAAGTAGCATCTGTTTTGCCTGCTATCGTTGTATTCGAACTATAATTTGTCGGTGAAATTGCTAAAAATTGATCACCGCTTTTAGTGGTGGTCAAATAATCGATATTACATCCGAATCCTGAACTACTGAGTGAAGTAATCTTATAAGATGTTGGATGAACACCGCAACTTCCCCAGTTGGCTTTATAGCCTGAAGAACCTATGGCAACTGAAGAAGGAGTCCAATAATACGTCTTATCTGAGGCACTTGCAGCATTAATAAAAGGTATACCGTTATCTGTATACATTCCGGTGTTTCCGTGACATATATTACAGGCTACTCGAGCAATCTTTACTTTATCAATATGCCCAGTTGCCAATGGAGCACCATATCCTCCTGCACCTGTATGACAATTCTCGCAAGGAGCTGGTGTCTTAAAGTTTGCTGGATGGCCACTAACAGGTTGCGTACCATCTCCATGACATGCCCAGCATTTCTTGTCCTCTGCATTTACAGTCGAAGATGCTTCTTTGTTCAAACTCTTATGTCCTGAATTATTTGCAACACTGAAGTTGACATGTTCAGGTGCATAACCTCCATCATCCATACACTTCTTACAGTCAGGACCTCCTCCTGCACTTGCCGCATTAATGGAAAATACTATTGAGAAAAATATAATCGAGAATATTACACTTCGTCCCAATATTTTATATTTTTTATTATTTTTATATTTCATGATGACCTCCCAATTCTTATAATTCCTGTCGAACCTCTACCTCTATCTTGATATGGTATAAATTCAATATCGAGCTCAGGTGATTCAATATTCATATTGAAATTTACGACCTGTGATTTTTTGAGTTTATATTTGGAGGATAGATCCTTTCTAAGGACACCATTTTCATAGACATTCACATCAATTTTTGATAGTTTGCTATTTGTTATGGTTATTGAATAGTCTCCATTTAAAAGAGAAACTTGCTTCGCATTTTTACTTGACGAATCTGACTTAACGACGAGATTTAATATGACTTCAACCATATTTTTATCTTCAGCTATATTGTTGCTCGCATCATTGTCAGCACTGGTCGATTTTACTTCAACTCTATTTGTGTAGTTTCCTATGGTTGTATTTGGTACTGTATAACTGACATTGATATTTGCCGTGCCATCTCTTGGCATAGTTCCCAGATCGCAGGTAAAGTTAATCGCTGTATCACAAGTTCCCTGAGATGGTGCAACAGTACCCCGGATAAATCCGTCGGGCCATGTATCATATACCTGTACACCTGAGGCGTCCGAAGGACCATTGTTATTTACAGTAATAGTATAAGTATAGGTCTTCCCGTCTCCTGCAATGATATTGGATACGGCTTCGTTTTCAGTTATCGATAGGTCAGCATTAGCAGATGCCGATGTTCCAAGAAGAGCTTTAGATGCATCTACTATGCCATATCCATAGGTATCATCCTTACCCGGAATTCCTGCATCAAACGCTGTACTATCAATTATCTGCCTGACATCTTTATTGTCTCTTTTTCCATCTCCATTGACATCAGCAAAATTTGTTGAAAATATCAGAGCCGCCACACCTGTCACATGTGGAGCCGCCATAGACGTTCCGCTCAAAAGGCCATATCCTTCTTGTAGACAATGAGTTGTGTCAGCAATAATACATACCGTAGAATTTATTTTTACCCCGGGCGCCGCAACTTCGATCTTCTGATCTATTGGAGAGAAACTTGCTCTTTGACCATTCTGATCTATAGCCGTCACAGCAATAACAGAATCATATGCCGCAGGGTATAAAACAGGGCCTCCTCCAGTATTTCCTGCCGCTGCCACTAATAATATGCCAGAATCATATGCGGAATTAATCGCATCGAGTAGAGCAGTATTATTTTCAGGACTTCCAAGGCTCATGGAAATGATATTCATTCCATTGTCTTTCGCCCATTCTATGCCAGAAATGATTGAACTGGCAGTACCAAAACCGCCTCCGTCCAGTACTTTGACTGCATATATGCTTGCCTCCGGTGCTGCTCCTACAACTCCAATACCATTATGTTCTGCAGCAATAGTACCAGAAACATGCGTTCCGTGACAAGTCCTATAGAATGATAGACAATTGTCATCCCATGGATCAGGATCGTTGTTTACAAAATCGTATCCACCTTTATAATTTCCTGCCAGGTCTGGATGGTTATAATCAATTCCTGTATCGAACACAGCTATTTTTACTCCAGTTCCATTGACATTTTGGCTATGTACGGGCTCACTACCGATATACTGGACCCCCCATGAACTGGAATATTCATCTGTTGTCCTGAAGATAGTGTCGTTCACTATATATTTGATTCTGGAATCTTTTTTCATCTCTTCGATTTTGTCTTCAGGTATTCTTGCCGAAACTGCATTTACCAGATGAAAATCTTTTTTCACCTTACCGCCATGACTTTGGACCTGTTCCTCTTCTGAAACTCCAACAGGCTTTTGATAACCAATTATAACGTCACGATCTGCGGCAAGTGCTATTCCACTCAAAATAATGATAATAGCACAGGAATGTAGAGTAACCTTCAGAATCGCTCTACCTTTTTGTGGCAGTTTATTTTTATTTGAAAGAAAGGATAAAGACATATATCTATCCTCCTGTGACCTGTGTAGAATTGGCGCCATATATGCTGTTGACTGTTGCTGTATCTCCAATCCTTGCATCCGGACTCGTGACATTAATAGACGTTTCTGACCAATTTGTAACTTGGACAGATCGGAACGTAGTTACGTTATTGA includes:
- a CDS encoding S8 family serine peptidase translates to MSLSFLSNKNKLPQKGRAILKVTLHSCAIIIILSGIALAADRDVIIGYQKPVGVSEEEQVQSHGGKVKKDFHLVNAVSARIPEDKIEEMKKDSRIKYIVNDTIFRTTDEYSSSWGVQYIGSEPVHSQNVNGTGVKIAVFDTGIDYNHPDLAGNYKGGYDFVNNDPDPWDDNCLSFYRTCHGTHVSGTIAAEHNGIGVVGAAPEASIYAVKVLDGGGFGTASSIISGIEWAKDNGMNIISMSLGSPENNTALLDAINSAYDSGILLVAAAGNTGGGPVLYPAAYDSVIAVTAIDQNGQRASFSPIDQKIEVAAPGVKINSTVCIIADTTHCLQEGYGLLSGTSMAAPHVTGVAALIFSTNFADVNGDGKRDNKDVRQIIDSTAFDAGIPGKDDTYGYGIVDASKALLGTSASANADLSITENEAVSNIIAGDGKTYTYTITVNNNGPSDASGVQVYDTWPDGFIRGTVAPSQGTCDTAINFTCDLGTMPRDGTANINVSYTVPNTTIGNYTNRVEVKSTSADNDASNNIAEDKNMVEVILNLVVKSDSSSKNAKQVSLLNGDYSITITNSKLSKIDVNVYENGVLRKDLSSKYKLKKSQVVNFNMNIESPELDIEFIPYQDRGRGSTGIIRIGRSS